The DNA window ATGAAGGTAAAGAAGACCTCGAGCGATTCCGCAAATAATGTTAAAGCGCTTAGGCCAATCTAAGAGTTTCCTTTTAGTGTCATCTGTTTCAAAAGAAGTAAACTTAGTGACccattttaattttaaacttCTTGTAAGCATTCTATTATCTTAAAGTAGAATATTCATACCGAAAATCAACATATTCAAGCTACGGTTTTTCATGTATTCATAAACTAGCACTCTATTTTCTTCCTCTATGCAACAACCAAGTAGTTTAACAAGATTTCGATGTTGAAGTTTTGCTATAAGCTTTATTTCATTCTTTAACTCAGTAATTCCCTGTCCAGAGTCACTTGAAAGCCTCTTCACAGCAATTTCTTGCCCCCATGCAAATCTTCCCTACACAATAACATATAAAAGTAAATTAAGACACTTTTTAATCACAAAGATGTAATTCTTTTCCTATATAACTAATATTTAATCACCTTGTATACCGGTCCAAAACCACCTTCTCCAATCTTGTTCTTTATCGAGAAGTTATCTGTGGCAGTGACTAAAGTTGAATACGCAAGCATTGGGAGATCGATatcaccttcatcttcacttCCTCTGCCACCTTCCAGTTCAATAATTTCCGAATCCTCTGATAAAATGGAAAAATGGCTTCAGATAAGTTGAAGGCATAAGGTGAAAATATAGATAAAAAGTTCATACTCATACCAATTACTCTGCGCCGCAATATGTAGCGACGATATCCAAGAAAAAGTATCCCAGAAACTATAATGATGCTAGCAAGAATTCTTATCAGATCCTTCGCGAGCCGATTATGTCCCTCTTCAAAGATAATTGTATAACATCAAATAAAGGAATAGTCAAAACATCAATTTTCCATAATAAAACAGACATTGTTGATTAAGAAAATAAACTTGTTCTTACCTCTGCCTAATTCGGAAGCATCCATTCGAATATAGAGATCCTGTCCTTCGTCTTCAAACTTCCTAAGATCAATCAAATCACCAAACCACATGACACAACCACTACCTTTTCCTGATATGTTAGAATTAGTGTAAGCCATACAAGAACAATTATTCAAGCATTTGGCTTTACATTCATTTAGACCTATTGTTTCATCTACCCAAGTATGTGTACAATCTGGCAGTTTTACACCTTCCACTTTCACAAATCCGTCCTTGAGTTTGTTAGTACAGTTTAACGGTTTATTTCGGACGCATCCTTGAGTCCAGTCAGTTTTGTTCCAAGCAGCCGGAGATTTCGGGCTAAACCCTGTTAAACAATTGCATATCTGTGAGGCTGAGATTATGCAAGTACCATAGGCTCCACAGATTCCATAATAGTCACAACTGTCTTTAGGCATTGATTTCATAATTTGCCAAGTTTGTTGATCTTCCAACCATACGGTACGAGAATACAACGGAATTGTTTGATTTATCATCATTCTTGTAATTACAGAATCATTCTCCATAGTATAACTATAATACATCTCATCCTTATTAGACACAAACTTGTAAGCATATATGTTGTTAGGCTTTTGACCTGGTACACCACTGAAGTGCAATCCATTCCATGGGCCAATTCTTACAAATTTCTTTGCTCCTTTCATAAGATATTGTTCAGGGTAATTATAAAGTAATGAACCCCAATATAAGTCTCCCGGTGACGGATCATCAGGACTTTTCCAAGACGTCATTCTCTTCTCTGTACGAGTTCTAAGATTCCATCCCAACTTCATCCCCGGAAGTATTGTATCACAAGGGTAATCAAAACTCTGCCACAAATAGGCTCCTCTCGTTGTCTCCTTCTCGTTTCTTACCACAAGATTCCCCGAATCCAGAAGTTGCGCAACTGGATTCAGGGAACCTTGTTGAGACGTTGTATACCATATTACTTTATcattttgtttgaggacaaggTTGCCAGTGTTGTTTAGTGTTAGGATCCCGGAGGTTCCGGAGGAGGAACCGTTGATGGGTTCGACACCATTTGCAACCCAAACAATTGTTTTCTTGGGGATATTCTTGTACCAGATTCCTAAGTATGTTTTGTTGGAACCCAAAGGACTGAAGAAACCAAGTACAAATTTGTCACCTTGTGAAACCAAGGTCATGCCATCAGTGATGGACTGGGAGAGTTTTATAGTATCTACTGCTATGGAAAATTTTGGAGAAGGTATAAATATGCATAAAGCAATGAAAACTATGGAGTTAAGAATACCAATAATGTCCATTGAATAGAGCTAAATGATTGTGCTGCTTAAAGCAGATGCAAATATGACTTTGAAATAGAAAATGTCCATGCTAcacctaattaaaaacattaaGATATAATGTATGTTTAATATTAGTATAGggtgtaatttttcttttctgTTCTTGACTATAACTAGATGTGGGACAGTGATGATAGTTATATTGTATTAACACTTGCAATGGAAATCTTTTTAAATGCTTGCATTCAATCAAAACGTGCTAACTATATGTCTTTGACTTTTACTAATGTAGTTTGAATGGAAATCAATGATTTCTGTGTTGTTGCTATATTTTAAttcatgtttgttttgttcaATTTATAAGAGGCAAACCAAGAGGATGGGAGGAAAGAAAAGTACCTCCTTTACAATTTTACTTTCAATTAGTTTTTTAACAAGTGACGGATTGAGATCTTATTTTAGTGTATGTAATTTGTAAAGATTTATCAATATTATAATCAATTTCTACAAAATTTATGCAATGGAATTGAAATTTCTTTTAAAGTGTGGAAGAAGCTCCATGTTCcttatagaaaaataaataaatagtattttaatGGTTTGTGGATGACAAATTATCTATAGGAGGGTGTATAGATCCCCAATTAAAAATAGTTAGTAAGAATTCTGTTTTAAAATTGTTTGTTATGGATAGCGGAAAGCGTCCGGATCAATTCGTCTAATCTGAATTGTTATTGAAAAACTCGGATACGTGTTAAAACCACTAAGAATTGCAATGATAAATAAaagcaattgaatcaatatattttAACAATCAACAAATAAGTTTGAATTTGATTACACCATCAATGTGTTTCCAATAAATATAaggaaaaaaacaataaaaatcaaattgTCAAACACTTGAGATGCAATCAATGTTGATCAGATTTTTCTTAAAGTTTTGTTGATTTGAAACACAATTACAATCGTGTGTACTATAATTTCTTTCAccaaaacagttttgaaatgatAACAAATATATCTAATCATTTTGATTCTACGATCAACAAGTTTAACAAATGCAATTGAAAGTAAATGATAGGGATAGAGAGAGAGGACATAGGGATTTGTTTAGGAAGTTCACCAATTCGTCCTCGCTATGGCAACGTCTGTCCCCAATTCCAAAGGAATTGAGATAATCAATCTTACTTTGCAAAAATATTTTACAAGAGAAATGTAACAATCCGACCCTACAACCCCTATGTTTGTTGTTGATCCTAACtctttctcttcccttgatcttgagcACGATCAAGTAACCCAATAATACCAATTGATCCTCCGGTTACCGCTACTTCTTCGAGAGAACCACTTTTTCGAAGCTTTCTCTCGGTTGAATCCAGTTGCGAATTATCATGACCCAAGACTCCCAAACAATCATCTGATTATCGCTACTCCTTCGATAGAATCACCTTCTTGGAagctttcactcggctgaattTGAATTGCAAAGTCTTGTGGAAAACCCCCAAATCAACACCTTGATCTTGGAGGAGAAACCCTAACTGGTTTTTTCCAATGAAACCACTAAAGATTCTCTGTTAGAGGACGAAAACTTATCTAGAGGTGGGTGAATATATCCCAAGTTAAAAATTCACTTTTAAAAACTGCTTTAGAAACGTGCAAAAACTATGGTAAGTGAAAGTGAGATCCTACATCAAACAAAGTCGTCTAATCCGAAATGATTATTGAAATCTCGGATATGcgtaagaaaccaaatcaacaacATGATCTTGGAGGATAAACCCTCACAGTTTTTCAAATGAAACCCCCAAAGATTCGCAACCCAATTTATCTGGTACACAAGCCTAAATTGTTTCATAAGAGattagagaaagagaaaaagaaaaacaattgcTCCACATCCTCCTCTTCTAAAAAAACACAAGGGACAAACCACATTATTAGCACCTAGAATAATTGCATGCTTGGCCAATTCCATCCTTGTTGGCAACTTGTTAATAAATAACCTCTAACCAAAAATAAGGATTTTGCTAGGAACATTAGATTTCTATAAAAAAGCTAAACCTTTTGCTTTTAGATGTTCCAAAATAGGCACCGAAAAACAAGCTTTACTAATCCTCTTGTAGCAAATTTTAACCGAAAACCCATCTTTATGCCTCCACCAAACAAAACAATCTTCTTCATGAGGCTTAGGCTTCACCCcgtgcaaaagaaataataaatctTCCAATAACAAAGCATCATCACAACTCAAAACCACCCTATTGAAACCAATGTTCCATACCCACGAATTGTTGACCCAAACCCCCTCCTCTCCAAATTTAAGATGAGTTAAATCACAAAATCGATATAAAGAAGGGAATAAGACATAAAAAAAGGAGGATCTGAACCAATGATGTCTCCAAAAATCTAATAATTTCCCAGTTTCAAGCTTAGAAAAGATGGATGAAGAAAACCAATTAATATGGGAAGTACTATCCACATGTTACCCAATAGCACAAAAATTCTTCCACCATAAAGAAGCCTTCCTACTAAAACACGCACCACGTAAAACCTCTCATTTTACATCACTATACCTACAAGAAATAAGGTCGATTCACAAGGAAGATTCGTCCATTAGAATCTGCCATTTCCACTTATTTAACAAAGCAATATTGAAAAAATCATGATGTTTAATCCCTAAACCACCTTTCTCCTAtgataaacaaataaaatcttAACTCACCCAACTAACCATTTTAGCATCCTCACCCCTCCCCACAAAAAAGCTCTTTGGATCTTTATGATCTTATTAATAATCACTATCACTACGCAAAAAAACATAGTCGCCATCGAactttatttatcccaaaaggaAGGGAAAACATTAAGAAAAACCCGAAGGATGGATAAGATAGTCTCTCAACCAAACtcaggtacggaagtcggttatccaaagggaatgtattagcacccctcacatccgttgtactcaacgggatccactttttttttgtttctgagGGTGTTGTTATCTAAGGGTTTACTTGCTAAGAAGGGggaaaaagaaagttttaaattaGTGAGCTCGTCAATATTTCCTAAACCTTGTACCTACGTATCCTCAATGTGTGATAAAGAAAGTAGAGCTCCGTAGTTCATCTTGAAAATGTTTATTTGTTGGTTGTTTTTAGTGGATGTTGTAACACCCtgataattagatttaattatttaattatttgatgttttgatgtggTTATGTGATGCGTGACGTTTATGTTGATGTGTGTGGGGTAGTAGAATTGAGGTGgtaattagaataataatataaaaatagtctaattattattgttattatttaaataaaataaaataaaataagaggtgATGAGGAAGAGTTAGTAAGGTCATATTAGGTATATCACTAATAGGGTCCTAAGGCTAACTAGGTAAAAAGAGAAAAAGGGAGAGAATTTCATTAGTCGTAGAATTTTGGAGAAAACGAGAAAAGAAGAGAGAACTAGGGCAAGAGAGGAAAAGAAGAATGACCGTAGAATTCGGGAAGAGAATCAATAAAGATAATAATCTAAGGTAAAGGGGTTATCCTAATTATTATGTTTGCCTTAAGGGATTAATAACTATATGTTGATTTGGGTTCGGGGATtttatgatgaatttgatgatattGATGGGATACCATGATGAATTGTTTGGATAGCATGATTAATATGATGTATGATATTGTTGATTATTGTATTGGTGATTAATAACATGATTTAGACTCgaatccaccattgttgaggATGTGAAGGTCTAGGGTTGGATGAAGAATGATGGAGGTATGAGGAACATGTGTTTTTGTGTTTAGCATGATTAATCCATGTTAGAATTAGGTTAATAGACCTTAAATCGCAGAAAAATAAAGATTAAAATcagtttttggataaaaaatttaGGTATGGTATGATGCAAGTCGCGCAGGAATTTTCTGCAGAATCACAGAGCCCACTTAGTACGGTGGAGCTCGCTCAGCGCgctcataaaaataaaaagaatcaaTTTAGAGTAGAGAGTCCACTTAGCACGGTATAGGCGTGCTTAGCACAGGTCCctgaaattgaaaattaatattttagaaaaatgatttcaaaatatggaagcttatattttattataatttttgagaattttctagaatttattgtGCATGTTTGGGTAGGTTTGGAAGACATTTTGTATGTAACTTGGTTTTGCAAATTCTTGGGTTTCTATACTTGACTTTGGTGAGTGTTGTTGTGTTGATTGATAacatgattaattgatgtttgtgtgttgtgttgaacAAGATGCTTGTGATGTTGTATGCTTGAATGATGATATGACTTTGATGAATACAcgaatgatgatgccattttgaCTAGTTGTGGTCGTTGATTTTGTGACGTTGAgaatcatgcattcatagcataattGTAGGACGATAGTCTAGTGATGTTATAGGATCATTGGTCCAATGACGGCCCTTAATCCTATTGTGTGGATTGAGTGCAACCTTGTGATGTGCTCCGGTTCCAAGAAGGAatcgatcctatggtggggatctttggagaacgATGACGGAGTTATCAGTGACGAATTGGTACCGCATGCATTGTTGTGATGATGTATGGTTTGATGATATGGATTATTTATGATGTGAAATACCTAAGTGATAATTTTGATTGAATCGTAAGGTGATGTTGTAAATAGGTGATGATGTTCAGGTGTGGGTAAGTATGCGTACATGATGGATATTTTGTATCAGTATATGTATGGTTGGTTATTTGTTTACAACTATTATatctattccttatgtcttacatAATGATGATgaaatactcaccctttctgtttgaatgttgcctccacgtgggtaatgCGCTGGTAATCAGGAGTAGTCCATTGAAGTTTGAGGATAGCTTCATGGCATCCTTTTATCGTTGTTTAGATTAAATAGAGTCTTGatctgatacgtaacatcggggaTATAGTCATTATGTTTTAGAACTAGTATGTTCACTTTTTTATTTGAGCTTGAATTACATTTTGATGTTGATGCTTTGAGTTGTAACTCATGAACCATCATGTTCAGTTGGTGTTTATGGAGTTTATTTTAAAGTTGTTCTAGATTATGGATTCCGCTGCGAGATAACATGCTTTGATTtatgatgatgaatgagatatagttttgaaatgaatttttgagaatccgtgttacggagcaggactATTGTTTGTGAAGCTTTTATGACGATGTGACATCCTTGTTGGTAATTTTATTTGATGTTAATTCGTATTAAATTGTGAATATTCTTTgcgggttagaagggtgttacatacgtTGTTAACGTTCATGTTCCAGCATTAGGAATTGTTGCTCATTGTATGGAGACTTATGCATTACCTATGTTGCGGTTGAACGGAAATAACACGGCCTTTTCAAAAAGGTTTGAAGGAGAATCCCTAAGGAAAAAAGGTTTGAATTTGTGAAGATTGGTTGTTTGGGGAATGGATAGTAGATGATCCCCAATACAGGGGGCACTTATCTACTTTCCACCTTTActtgtgaaaaatatttgtgaTTTAATTTGTACTAAAGACTATGAAATGGATGTGAATATCTTGACCGACTGGGTTATGTGTCCTACGCGCAAGAATATTTAGAACAAGGTCGAAAATACACTCTCTCGTTCTTATCCATCTACTTAAGGCTTGTATCTTACAAATCATCTCgtatttttatgtgtttttgaattttattggaaaaaaattttgttttaattttgagaaaataaagaTCTAAAATATAGGGGAATTTCTACCTAGTGCTAGCATACAAATTGGTcctaaaattgagtttttgagaGGGGAAAATCTAACCTAAATATTATCATGCAATGGTTTAACCTAAAGTATATATTTTGATTCAATTTAATCAAGTTAAAGACATTTGATTAAATTGAATCAAAACTTCCTAAGGGAACATGTTAACATAAAGCAAGCACACAATAGCATCAAGCAAATCTCCTACCAAAATTTGTGCACAAATTGCATCAAAAAGtcattaaaatgacataaaaaaaatagcaaaaataacCTACAAATTAAATGCTttcattaattttatttgttttttctattGAGGGAGAAAATACTCCTAATTAGGCAAGATTACCAACATCTCATAGACCAAATTTCTTCCAACTTGGCGAATTAGAAAACTCGCAATCTGTCGATGGCGGGCAGAATTGGGTGTACGACCCAAGCAGTGGTGCTGGGCTTCAACAGGGGAAGCCAAAAAAGAGCTTTTGTTTgtgaaaatttctttatccacctccttgCCTTCTCGGAAACCCCTAGCGAAATTCCATAAATACCCCTATAatacagagatgcatctccgaagacgtaaaaaagggttatttcaaagttgcatctccgaaatcaattttattttgaaaacaaaggtgttttcgaagatgcaacttcgaaaacacaaaaaaatgatttcggagatgcatcttcaaaaacacaaaaaaaaaagatttcggagatgaatctccgaaaaccCCTGCGTTTTTCTGTTAATTCAAAACAGCCTCCCCTTCTTTTCATTATACCCTAAACACAAATTTTTCAACACAACACCCATTACTTCAAACTAATACACAAACAAAATTTGCTCTAGAACTTATTCTAACTATTGACAAGCATTCAAAGTCTCATTCAACATCAactccaatcatcaacaaattgTAAGTTCTCTTATTTTGATTTCTAGGTTGTTTATGTTGTTAGGGCACTTATAAATTAGCAAAATCTTATAGGGTTAAGTTATTGTATGTCAATGAGTGTGTTTAGATAGGAAAAATGGATTTTGAAGCATTTATGGAAAGAAGTGGGTTTCTGCAGAAATGGAGTCTCGCAGGTGtttttggaagtgcatttccgaaatcacctcTGACCAGTttcagagatgcacttccgaaatgtagtctgaattgttattttattttcttaattgtttcGCCGTCTTACCGAATTcaattttttcaggaaaatgtCACGAAACCAGGGACAActtagacagggtagggagacccagatgGCATTAGCTCGACACGAGCGTGATGCTCAGTTAGTAGCGACATGGCGACGGGGTCGAGTACGAGTACCCGTCCAAATGGATGAGGCGCCTGCAGGTTCCTCGTCAAAATCTAGGAGTCGGATGGCTCAGGCGTCTTCTTCCCGTGAGGATGAGGTACGTGAGGATGAGGGGGCGGTGGGAGTTGAGGAGGAGGAGATACCCGATGTTAACCCTAAGCACGGAGAGGATGATGCGGAGGAGGACGGCTACCCGGAGGGCCTACACACACATCTGTGTTGATTTACTACCATGaccacgtcgctcgacgtgtttGGGAGGGGGAGgtaatatttttaattacacTTTTTTACTTAACCGTTTTTTATCTAGGTTTTTATTCCACTTTCTCCTAATGGTCTAACTAACAATGATTTTGGTTTTTGTTGTGACAGGAACGGGCGACCATAAAATTCATGAACCATGCGCAAAAAATATTTGATCTGTTTAAACCACGGGctcagtggtttaatgatgttgTAGTTAGGAGCAGGCTTGGTGGGTTATGCATGACCGGATATAGTACCATTAGCCAtggcatgcagggggcttttgttgaacggtggcacaaggagacataTTCTTTCCACTTTCCTGTTAGGGAGTTGACGATCACTTTACTCGATGTGGCCTGtctgctccacctgccgatcaaaGGGAGGTTACTGGACCATTCTCGGATACAGAGGGTTAAGGCCATAGAGTTGATGGTGGACTATCTTGGTATGGAGCCAAACATGGCGGATTATGAGTGCAAAGCGACGAGTGGGGCGCATATCCGATTCTCCAACTTGAAAGAGCTTtatgagaaccacttggtggcggcagcGGAGTCCAAGCAAGAGGGTGACAGGATTTTTACTGAGTATCACCATGGTTGCGCTCTGcggtgttggttcatgttcttggtaggcAGTGCTCTCTTTATGGACAAAAGTGTAACCTACGCCGACATGACTTATCTTCGGTACTTTATTGATCTGACTACAGTTCacgagtggaactggggggccgCCAGtatggtatacctataccagaagctgaatgaagtcTCCAACTTGAGGACCTAATAGTTGACTGGATCTTCCACACTCCTTACGGtacgtttctttttaattatggttcatatatttttaacatattatcgtatttgtgtttcagggctggatcatctGATACTTCCACCACATCCACGACTTCGACATTGATCCTGTGTATGATGACGCCATGCCCAAGGCCGCACGTTATGTCCTCCAAAGGGGGAATAACAAGGTGGGCCCATATTGTGTGTACCTTAACCGCACTGTTCACGATGACATCCATTGGACACCCATCACTGATTAcggtgataaacccaattgagaaaccctttgtaaaaccttttttattttcgaagaagatcactgccgagggactaacgtgatgcataaacccaattgaagaaccctttgtaaaaccctgttgtaaaaccccttgtgaaaccctttgtagtcttgaagaagatcactgccgagggactaacgtgataaacccaattgaggacccctttgaaaaaccttgttgtaaaaccctttgtattttcgaagaatatcactgccgagggactaacgtgataaacccaaaaggatcacttgctatagttctagcaagctcatctgcaccaataggagtcattttccctggttcggacaagctgtAATGATGTCTCATTCGATCGTATCGCattatattctggatggttggcatgtgAGACCAACACCATGGTAAGGTATCTGTCAGAGTGGTGCATGAGGAAAATTGgacgtgtgcagatgataccgaggtcTTCGTTTGAGGCTACTTCTGACACCGTTACCCGAGTGGGCCTCACTGCTATATTTTAGGATTGGGCGCATCATTTGGTGCCTGAGGAGTATCGAAGTCTGGTGGCCAACCACAGTTGGCACTATCTGGATGGTTATGTGACATGGTTTTATCGGGTGCCACATCCTTTGATGACACCCGATTCTCCCGGAGATCCACCTAGGCCAGAacatgaggagatcttggagaaccagcaggccgaggatgaccatgccattgatctcctgccgatatgcTAGCGGATACAGATGCTTGGACAGGCTACATTAGACAGAGGTATTATTGAGCatggcggtccagaggcagttgcCATTGTGGAGAGGATGGTCAGTGACGTGGCCGGTGCGATGGCGTATAGGAGACaaaggaggtcccagggagttaGGATTAGACATACTCAGTAGTTGTtgcctatttatgttttattcatgACATTTTGATAGGTTgtaatatttttacatttttgaCTTATCTGAACAACTACATTGATTAATATAACCGTATTTATTATAGTTTACGTGTTATCTGATTCTATTTTGCAATTTTGTCGATTAATGTAAAATATGGGATTAATAATCattttgtaaagaaaaagaaaaactcaaagcatatttcggagatgcatctccgaaactggtcaaagggtgttttcggagatgcatctccgaaactggtcaaagggtgttttcggagatgcatctccgaaataactgaaaatgtgaaaatgggtgttttcggagatgcatctccgaagtaaaagggtattttgggatttttagcAGGGGTCCTCACCCCATgggggtctataaagaaattgtctagtTTGTTCACTCTCAACTCAGCCAAAAAAAGATAGTATTGGGCCTTTGAAGGGGTGCAGCATAATAATTGAAGCTTAATGGGATTTTTTTAGCActtttagggttttcttggtgACCATTCACCTTTATTTgctcaattctctctctctctctctctctctctctctctctctctctctctctctctctctctctctctctctctctctctttctacgCTCTCACCCTTCTCTCTCATCATAACAAAACGAAAACAATACTCCAGAGTTAAATCGCATAGGGCGGAGGCGATGAATCTTGACGGTGGCGCTCAAGAACAACACGGTAGTGCCACTGTCCATTCCAGAAATATGAAATCAAACATTAATCCCCTTCGTCTACTTCCCCTCATTCCAAATTTCTAACTCGTTTATTCAGATTCCAAACCCAATCCCTTAAATCTACAAAGGAACGAGTGAACCCAATGTCAAAAAATCCTAAATCCAATCATAATTCTATGAAATTGAAGGAGAGATGGAGGAGAATCAGGTGCCATCATCAACGAAGCATTAAGCATACGCAAGATTGAAGAGGTTTGAAGGACTTACCTAAAGTGATGaccaaaaataaaggaaaagaaaacCAGATGGGAGGTTCCAGCAAGGTATTTGCGCCCTGCGACCCTTGCTATTGCTCCTCTtcttatatctttgtattttttttcctCTTGTGTGTGTGTGCTTCTAAAATCCTACACTTGTAGGAATTGTTGGCAAAACTATTGTTATTGTTGGTGAATTGATTAGAGTAGTGATGGAGAAGAGGCTTAGCCCGATTGAATGGAGCTTTAGATGTTGACGCTCCTTTACTGGTGGATAAGGCGTGTGAGTAAGGTTGAGAGGGAGAAGAGAGTGAAGAAAGGTTGGAGATGAAGGTGAAGTGAATTCAGAGGGAGAGAGGATGGAGAAGAGGGGACAGAGAGATTGAGAGAAAGACagagagagagacagagagagagaCAGAGAGTTATGAAGAAAATGGTGAAGAATGGTGTGTGTGTTAAGATTGAAGGTGAAGGTGTTCTTATATAGGAATTAGGTTTGGATTGAAAGATGTTAGGACTAAGTTTTGGAGATGGTGACTAGGATTGGGGTTAGTTAATTAAAGTTTTGGAGTTAGTTGGAACCGAGTCAATTAACTCGGTGAGTTTAATTTTGTTAGAGTGAACTCAGTTAGTTAGGAAGTTATCTCTGTTTTGTTTGAGTGAAAATTGGATCAGTTAACTGTTATTGAGTAGTTAGTTTGAATTGAATCAGTCATAGGTTAAGGTTAGTTCCAAATTTGGAAGTTAACAGTTAATGGTGATTGGAATGGTTTTGCTTGTGATAAGCTGGCACGATGGTTGATTGAATTAGAGAATTAATTTAGTTTGAACTGTTAGGTTAATAGCTGCAGGGAGTGGGGGAAATTTGAGCTGTTATGATTTAGGTAGTTTGAATGTTAATTTGAAATGAGGTTAGATTGTTGTTATTAGGTTGTTTGAACTGTATTGGAACTGATTGAATTATG is part of the Vicia villosa cultivar HV-30 ecotype Madison, WI linkage group LG2, Vvil1.0, whole genome shotgun sequence genome and encodes:
- the LOC131649474 gene encoding G-type lectin S-receptor-like serine/threonine-protein kinase At4g27290, with amino-acid sequence MDIIGILNSIVFIALCIFIPSPKFSIAVDTIKLSQSITDGMTLVSQGDKFVLGFFSPLGSNKTYLGIWYKNIPKKTIVWVANGVEPINGSSSGTSGILTLNNTGNLVLKQNDKVIWYTTSQQGSLNPVAQLLDSGNLVVRNEKETTRGAYLWQSFDYPCDTILPGMKLGWNLRTRTEKRMTSWKSPDDPSPGDLYWGSLLYNYPEQYLMKGAKKFVRIGPWNGLHFSGVPGQKPNNIYAYKFVSNKDEMYYSYTMENDSVITRMMINQTIPLYSRTVWLEDQQTWQIMKSMPKDSCDYYGICGAYGTCIISASQICNCLTGFSPKSPAAWNKTDWTQGCVRNKPLNCTNKLKDGFVKVEGVKLPDCTHTWVDETIGLNECKAKCLNNCSCMAYTNSNISGKGSGCVMWFGDLIDLRKFEDEGQDLYIRMDASELGREGHNRLAKDLIRILASIIIVSGILFLGYRRYILRRRVIEDSEIIELEGGRGSEDEGDIDLPMLAYSTLVTATDNFSIKNKIGEGGFGPVYKGRFAWGQEIAVKRLSSDSGQGITELKNEIKLIAKLQHRNLVKLLGCCIEEENRVLVYEYMKNRSLNMLIFDDTKRKLLDWPKRFNIICGIARGLLYLHQDSRLRIIHRDLKPSNILLDDKLIPKISDFGIARIFGLDQTHGNTKRVVGTYGYMAPEYAADGLYSVKSDVFSFGILMLEIICGKRSRGFYVDNDSPNLATHAWSLWKKGRAIELIDKGIEDSCVESEALRCIHVSLLCIQQFPEDRPNMPSVVLMLGSDGEFFEPKKPGYYVIKKDSSAETSNSGQSEKITTNDMTITLLEAR
- the LOC131648667 gene encoding protein MAIN-LIKE 1-like, whose amino-acid sequence is MALARHERDAQLVATWRRGRVRVPVQMDEAPAGSSSKSRSRMAQASSSREDEERATIKFMNHAQKIFDLFKPRAQWFNDVVVRSRLGGLCMTGYSTISHGMQGAFVERWHKETYSFHFPVRELTITLLDVACLLHLPIKGRLLDHSRIQRVKAIELMVDYLGMEPNMADYECKATSGAHIRFSNLKELYENHLVAAAESKQEGDRIFTEYHHGCALRCWFMFLVGSALFMDKSVTYADMTYLRYFIDLTTVHEWNWGAASMGWII